GCCGGCGAAGTCTTTGCCGATGTCGCTGCCGAAGCCGATGTCGACAATTACTGCGGGCTTGAATTCACCGTGCTGCAATTTGCCGCTGATCGGGCCGCCCAACTGAACTACAAGAACAAGTTCGACGCCGGCAAGCCCGTTCGCGTCTTCCCGTTCATCCTGCAGCCGGAAGCGGAAACGATGTCCTGAATTCAAAGGACTCTCTGATCCCAAGAAACCTCCTGTTTTCAGGAGGTTTTTTTATTTTGCCCGTGTCGTCTTTCCGATGAGCGGCCGAGATTCAGAGCCGGGTCCTGTACCACTGGTCGAGATCTGCTCTAATACCGGGAGGTCGGCGGCGCAAGGGCGCTCCGAGATCGGTCCATTATCCAGATAGAATTGACCAGATGCGGTTTCAGAACGTCTGTCTCGAAGCGGTGGGATACGTGTTACCCGAAGAACGGGTGACTTCTCAGCAGATCGAGGAACAACTCAGGGATGTCTATGAGCGTCTCAGCCTGCCGGAAGGGCGGCTGGAGCTGATGACGGGTATCGAGGAGCGTCGCTTCTTTCCTCCGGGCAGCAAACCGGGGCCGATTAGCGCCGTCGCGGCACGGATGGCAATAGAGGCTTCCGGGTTGCCAGTCGAGCAGTTCGGAGCCTTGATTCACGGCTCGGTCTGTCGCGATCAGATGGAACCGGCGACGGCGAATCTCGTTCATTACCGAGCCGGTCTTCCCAGTTCCGCACTCGTTCTGGACGTGAGTAACGCCTGCCTGGGAATCCTGAACGGAGCAGTGATTCTGGCCCAGATGATCGAACTCGGTCAAATTCGGGCTGGCGTGGTGGTCGGCTCGGAACTCGGACGGGAACTGGTCGAAGGGACGATCGACTCACTGAAGAATGATCCCGGCCTGACGCGACAGTCGATCAAACCGGCCTTTGCTTCGTTGACGATCGGTTCCGGCTCGGCTGCTCTGGTGCTCTGCCATCGGGAGCTGAGTCAAAATGGGACCCATCTGGTCGGAGGGGCCCTGCGGTCTGATACCAGTGCTCACCTTCTCTGTGCCGGGGGTGTCGAGGACAAACACGGCGACAATCGGCCCCGCATGGAGACCGACTCCGAAGCACTGCTGCATGCGGGGATCAAACTCGCTCGCGAAACCTGGGAGCAAACCAAACAGACGCTGGAATGGACCGATGCGAGTGTCGCCCGAGTCTTCACGCATCAGGTGGGGAAAGCCCATCGGAAGCTCCTTCTCGAAGGGCTGCGCCTGCCGGAAACCAGCGATCATCCCATTCACGACCGCTTCGGGAACATGGGAGCAGCCGCGTTGCCACTTTCGCTGGGCATGGGCATCGAAGCCGGCGTCATTCCTTCAGAAAGTCAGGCGGCGTTGCTCGGCATTGGCAGCGGCTTGAACTCGCTGATGCTGGGGCTCAACTGGCAAAAAGGAGCCGTCAAAGGTACCGTGTGGAACGGAGCCGAGTGAGTCCAACCGACCGTTCGGCCAACGAGCAGGAGTCAAAGTCAGGGAGATCCATGTCGACACAACAGCCAGCCTATACCGTTCTGGCACGCAGATACCGCCCGCAATCGTTCGGCGATGTCGTCGGCCAGCAGCACGTCGCCCAGGCCCTGAAAAATGCCATTCTCGCCGACCGAGTCGCACACGCTTACCTGTTTACGGGAGCCCGAGGCGTCGGAAAGACGTCAATGGCCCGTATTCTGGCCAAGGCGCTGAACTGCCCGAACGCTGAAAAAGGCGAACCGTGTAATCAGTGTGAAATGTGTCATGCGATTGCCACCGGCGGCGATGTCGACGTCATGGAAATCGATGGGGCGTCCAACCGCGGGATCGATGACATTCGCGCCCTGCGGGCCAATGTCGGCATCCGCTCGATGCGGACCCGGATCAAGATGTATATCATCGACGAAGTCCACATGCTGACCAAGGAGGCGTTCAACGCGCTGCTCAAGACACTCGAAGAGCCGCCGCCAAACGTGAAGTTCGTCTTCTGTACGACCGAGCCGCAGAAGGTTCCCGATACAATTCTCTCACGCTGTCAGCGGTTCGATTTCTCCAGCATTGAGACACACGCCATTGCCCAGCGGCTGGCCGAGATCGCGGATCGGGAAGGCGTTTCGGTAACAGCCGAAGCCATCGATCTGGTGGCCCGCAGAGCAGGGGGCTCGATGCGGGACAGTCAGTCGCTGTTTGACCAGCTGCTCGCGTTCGGCGGAGTGGAGATCTCAGCTGCGGACGTCAACCAGCTTCTCGGGACCGCAGGCGATGAGCGGCTGCTGTCGATCATCGATGCGATTCGTCGCGGCGATCGAGCCGCCATCCTTGGTGAGGTCGATGACGCCATTCACGCCGGCGTCCAGCTCGGGAACCTCCTTGATCAGCTGGTCAACGTCTATCGCGATCTGATGATCGTCAAGTGTGGAGCCGAATCGGTCGAACTCCTCGGCGTGGGTCCGTCCCAGAAACCCCGTCTGCTGGAAGTTGCGGAGAGCCTTGGCCTGCAGACGATCACGACGGCAATGCAGATTCTGTCTGAAACAAAATCTCGTCTCAGTCGGGTGCCGCATGTGCGGGCTCTGCTCGATCTGGCTCTCGTTCGGCTGTCGATGCTTGAAGACGTCGAAAGCCTCAGTCAACTTGTGACCGAACTTCGCAGCCGCCCCGCCGGAACGGTTTTGAACGTTGGAGCGGCTCGTCCAGCCGCTGCAGATCCGCCGCAAAAAAAAAATCCTGAAGTAAGCCCACCGGCTGACAGTTATGGCGCTCCACCCGTTATCGAGGTCGGCGACGAGCCGTCGGTTGCAGACGAACCGGCTCCAGTTGCCCAGTCGGAAGCGGAGCAGATCACATTCACCGAAGCCAATCGCGAACGGATCTGGCGGGAACTGTTAAGTCGCGTCGATCCGACGGTCGCCAACTTCATGCGGCAGGCGACGAGGACGGCCGTGGTTTCATCCACAATATTGGAAGTCGTGTTTGCTCCCCGGGGGCAGTTCGCACGCGATATGGCTCAGAAACCCGATCAGATGCGAAAACTCGAGACCTGCCTGCAGCAGATCACCGGGGACGCGATTCATGTGCGGCTCGTCATCGACGAATCCCTCGCGGGGCCATCGACATCGAGAGAGAAGCCAGGAGCTGCCGCGGCCATCGTGAAGCACGAATTTGTCAAGCAGGCCGAAACCATTTTCAACGCGACGGTCGGTCATACCGATCGGATCCGAAAAAGTTGAAACATCGCCCTCCGACAGGGCGTGCATGCGTACAATGTGGGGATCGGACTTGATCCGAACTCGAATTAAATTGTAATCAAGAGAACTGCGATCAAACGCACGCGGACGCGATCAGCAGGATTCTACAGCGTAAGGAAAACCAATGTTCAAAGGACTCTCCAATATCGCCGGCATGATGAAGCAGGCTCAGGAAATGCAGGCCAAAATGACCGAAGTGCAGGAGTCGCTCAAGGACCTGCAGGTTTCCGGAGAAGCCGGCGGGGGTATGGTTAAGGTCATCGCCAACGGGCAGCAGGAGATCATCAGCTGCCAGATCGAACCGACGCTGCTGGAGTCGGGGGACCGCGAGGTTCTGGAAGACCTGTTCGTCTCCGCTGCCAATGCCGCACTGGCAAACGCTAAAGAAGCGGCTTCGGAGAAGATGTCGGAAGTCACACAGGGCCTGAACATTCCCGGCCTGCAGGACGCGCTCTCGAACTTTGGAAAGTGATTTGTTGAACTGCGGCCCGCGACATCGGAACCTGGTCGCTGCTGTTGACTGCATCTGTTGAAGAAACTGCATGGACGAGCAATCCCATCCTTACGGGCCGAGTGTGGCTCGACTTATTGAACAGTT
The genomic region above belongs to Rubinisphaera margarita and contains:
- a CDS encoding YbaB/EbfC family nucleoid-associated protein is translated as MFKGLSNIAGMMKQAQEMQAKMTEVQESLKDLQVSGEAGGGMVKVIANGQQEIISCQIEPTLLESGDREVLEDLFVSAANAALANAKEAASEKMSEVTQGLNIPGLQDALSNFGK
- the dnaX gene encoding DNA polymerase III subunit gamma/tau, with the protein product MSTQQPAYTVLARRYRPQSFGDVVGQQHVAQALKNAILADRVAHAYLFTGARGVGKTSMARILAKALNCPNAEKGEPCNQCEMCHAIATGGDVDVMEIDGASNRGIDDIRALRANVGIRSMRTRIKMYIIDEVHMLTKEAFNALLKTLEEPPPNVKFVFCTTEPQKVPDTILSRCQRFDFSSIETHAIAQRLAEIADREGVSVTAEAIDLVARRAGGSMRDSQSLFDQLLAFGGVEISAADVNQLLGTAGDERLLSIIDAIRRGDRAAILGEVDDAIHAGVQLGNLLDQLVNVYRDLMIVKCGAESVELLGVGPSQKPRLLEVAESLGLQTITTAMQILSETKSRLSRVPHVRALLDLALVRLSMLEDVESLSQLVTELRSRPAGTVLNVGAARPAAADPPQKKNPEVSPPADSYGAPPVIEVGDEPSVADEPAPVAQSEAEQITFTEANRERIWRELLSRVDPTVANFMRQATRTAVVSSTILEVVFAPRGQFARDMAQKPDQMRKLETCLQQITGDAIHVRLVIDESLAGPSTSREKPGAAAAIVKHEFVKQAETIFNATVGHTDRIRKS
- a CDS encoding 3-oxoacyl-ACP synthase III — protein: MRFQNVCLEAVGYVLPEERVTSQQIEEQLRDVYERLSLPEGRLELMTGIEERRFFPPGSKPGPISAVAARMAIEASGLPVEQFGALIHGSVCRDQMEPATANLVHYRAGLPSSALVLDVSNACLGILNGAVILAQMIELGQIRAGVVVGSELGRELVEGTIDSLKNDPGLTRQSIKPAFASLTIGSGSAALVLCHRELSQNGTHLVGGALRSDTSAHLLCAGGVEDKHGDNRPRMETDSEALLHAGIKLARETWEQTKQTLEWTDASVARVFTHQVGKAHRKLLLEGLRLPETSDHPIHDRFGNMGAAALPLSLGMGIEAGVIPSESQAALLGIGSGLNSLMLGLNWQKGAVKGTVWNGAE